From a single Couchioplanes caeruleus genomic region:
- a CDS encoding MmcQ/YjbR family DNA-binding protein, which translates to MPAPGDVPSAILARLRPICRSLPETYEEPAWVGVRWRIRRRTIAHVYPVDPGRAPVRPGRPVTGATLMTFRVPADDLLGLTAGGFPYSRAGWGPNVATAVLGDHTDWTEIGELLTDSYCEMAPKFLIARLPD; encoded by the coding sequence ATGCCGGCACCCGGAGACGTCCCGTCCGCGATCCTGGCCCGGCTGCGACCGATCTGCCGGTCCCTGCCGGAGACGTACGAGGAACCCGCCTGGGTCGGCGTCCGCTGGCGGATCCGGCGGCGGACGATCGCCCACGTGTATCCGGTCGACCCCGGCCGCGCCCCGGTCCGCCCGGGCCGTCCGGTCACCGGGGCGACCTTGATGACCTTCCGCGTGCCCGCCGACGACCTGCTCGGCCTGACCGCCGGTGGCTTCCCGTACTCCCGCGCCGGCTGGGGGCCCAACGTCGCCACCGCCGTCCTCGGCGACCACACCGACTGGACCGAGATCGGCGAGCTCCTCACGGACAGCTACTGCGAGATGGCCCCGAAGTTCCTCATCGCCCGGCTCCCCGACTGA
- a CDS encoding nuclear transport factor 2 family protein — MIDFRRAVEARDPDAITATLAGTVVFRSPVAFKPYPGKALTAAILRGVLRVFENFRYVRELSGDGGRDHALVFEARIGDVTVEGCDFLHLDEDGLIDEFTVMVRPLSAAQALAAAMAAQFDRIQREAAAG; from the coding sequence GTGATCGATTTTCGCCGCGCGGTGGAAGCGCGTGACCCCGACGCCATCACGGCGACCCTGGCCGGCACCGTGGTGTTCCGCAGCCCGGTGGCGTTCAAGCCCTACCCGGGCAAGGCCCTCACCGCGGCGATCCTGCGCGGCGTGCTGCGGGTCTTCGAGAACTTCCGGTACGTCCGCGAGCTGAGCGGCGACGGCGGCCGCGACCACGCGCTGGTGTTCGAGGCCCGGATCGGTGACGTCACGGTCGAGGGCTGCGACTTCCTGCACCTGGACGAGGACGGCCTGATCGACGAGTTCACCGTCATGGTCCGCCCGCTGTCGGCCGCCCAGGCGCTGGCCGCCGCGATGGCCGCCCAGTTCGACCGGATCCAGCGCGAGGCGGCCGCCGGCTGA
- a CDS encoding DUF1775 domain-containing protein produces MRNGFRWSAVGALAGLGVLALAGPAAAHVEVSADKDRAGASDVTLTFHGEAESTSAGIKSERVVLPEGIDPATVTLVKAPAGWTFTRGADGFTVGGKALKVGADAVWKVKIAKLPDGETRLSFKTLETYGDGKVSRWIEIQKAGADEPDNPAPLVTLKPGPKAPATSAAPSATTPAPAASGPAPAGVAPSTPATVQEKALEDDGGTSLWWVWVIVGALAVAGGAVFLARRRPNRS; encoded by the coding sequence GTGCGTAACGGGTTCCGGTGGTCCGCGGTCGGTGCGCTCGCGGGGCTGGGGGTGCTGGCGCTCGCCGGTCCCGCCGCCGCGCACGTCGAGGTCAGTGCGGACAAGGACCGGGCCGGGGCGTCCGACGTGACGCTGACCTTCCACGGCGAGGCGGAGAGCACCTCGGCGGGTATCAAGAGCGAGCGCGTCGTGCTGCCCGAGGGGATCGACCCGGCCACGGTGACGCTGGTGAAGGCGCCGGCCGGATGGACGTTCACGCGCGGCGCGGACGGGTTCACCGTCGGCGGCAAGGCCCTCAAGGTCGGCGCGGACGCGGTGTGGAAGGTGAAGATCGCCAAGCTGCCCGACGGCGAGACGCGGCTGTCGTTCAAGACCCTGGAGACGTACGGGGACGGGAAGGTCTCGCGCTGGATCGAGATCCAGAAGGCGGGCGCGGACGAGCCGGACAACCCCGCGCCCCTCGTGACCCTGAAGCCCGGCCCGAAGGCGCCGGCCACCTCGGCCGCGCCGTCGGCGACCACGCCGGCGCCCGCCGCGTCCGGGCCGGCTCCCGCGGGCGTCGCGCCGAGCACACCGGCGACCGTGCAGGAGAAGGCGCTCGAGGACGACGGCGGCACGTCACTGTGGTGGGTCTGGGTGATCGTGGGCGCGCTGGCCGTGGCCGGCGGCGCGGTCTTCCTGGCCCGGCGGCGCCCGAACCGGTCCTGA
- a CDS encoding 5'-3' exonuclease — translation MTERPLLAVDAPSLYFRAFHGIPESAARTQAGEPVNAIRGFVDMLAQLIRTRRPDRVVCALDASWRPAWRVALVPSYKKHRVAHGDVEEVPAALEKQVPVLLQVLEAVGIPAFGVDGYEADDVLGTLAATQPAPVEVVSGDRDLYQLVDDARGTRLLYCGRGVAKLEDSDDAAVQAKYGVPARWYADFAAMRGDPSDGLPGVPGVGEKTAARLIARYGGIDEILASLDDPASGFAPGLRTKLLAAKDYLAAALPVCKVALDVPLPAFDPALPRAPRDDEALLALAARWNLAGSARRLVDALAAA, via the coding sequence GTGACCGAGCGACCTCTGCTGGCCGTCGACGCCCCCAGCCTGTACTTCCGCGCCTTCCACGGCATCCCCGAGTCCGCCGCGAGGACGCAGGCGGGGGAGCCCGTCAACGCGATCCGGGGCTTCGTCGACATGCTGGCGCAGCTGATCCGCACCCGCCGCCCCGACCGGGTGGTGTGCGCGCTGGACGCGTCGTGGCGCCCGGCGTGGCGGGTCGCGCTCGTGCCGTCGTACAAGAAACACCGCGTCGCCCACGGTGACGTCGAGGAGGTCCCGGCCGCGCTGGAGAAGCAGGTCCCGGTCCTGCTGCAGGTCCTCGAGGCCGTCGGCATCCCGGCGTTCGGCGTCGACGGCTACGAGGCCGACGACGTGCTCGGCACCCTCGCGGCGACCCAGCCCGCCCCGGTCGAGGTGGTCTCCGGCGACCGCGACCTGTATCAGCTCGTCGACGACGCCCGCGGCACCCGCCTGCTCTACTGCGGCCGCGGCGTCGCGAAGCTCGAGGACAGCGACGACGCGGCGGTCCAGGCCAAGTACGGCGTCCCCGCCCGCTGGTATGCCGACTTCGCCGCCATGCGAGGCGACCCGAGCGACGGTCTGCCCGGCGTGCCCGGGGTGGGGGAGAAGACGGCGGCCCGCCTGATCGCCCGTTACGGCGGCATCGACGAGATCCTCGCCTCCCTGGACGACCCGGCGTCCGGCTTCGCACCCGGCCTGCGCACGAAGCTGCTGGCGGCGAAGGACTACCTGGCGGCGGCGCTGCCGGTGTGCAAGGTCGCGCTCGACGTGCCGCTGCCGGCGTTCGACCCGGCCCTGCCCCGGGCGCCCAGGGACGACGAGGCGCTGCTGGCCCTGGCGGCGCGGTGGAACCTGGCGGGTTCGGCCCGGCGCCTCGTGGACGCGCTCGCCGCCGCCTGA